The following are encoded together in the Thunnus thynnus chromosome 15, fThuThy2.1, whole genome shotgun sequence genome:
- the LOC137198291 gene encoding uncharacterized protein isoform X1, with the protein MIQFCIGKLIFVVSGKFDFNVSCMIFNLHQNAEQMEMREELLQDEDFFIRNAFMIIEEMVELNNHTDSEYTTLLVDEILHSIFFLGKIKTPPFTPQDIVNDDEMYDALKYCYPRPFDLYSSQLPKRSPFSCVQDMIVHLEGQENEDKIIQTLQQLIHRLKEGNTDELVPSTICVSQKSVNAVRHYGVSMSTSGANPGQIMTAASCFSIWDDYVAGAVMTYYPKKVKKSYFDGTIKLPEYVRCQAFNFSKGGPKDPCRSCANLFGLHTTYKKEWAYGNCAEAESVSNLLKNEEDVKVKAQPTSETCTEKNRLIAKEDVLKHLKSVLRMMKFKWDNNFYTPQTEYV; encoded by the exons TTACACCAGAATGCTGAGCAGATGGAAATGAG AGAAGAATTACTGCAAGATGAAGACTTTTTCATAAGGAATGCTTTCATGATTATCGAGGAAATGGTGGAACTGAATAACCATACTGATTCAGAATATACTACACTGTTAGTGGATGAG ATTCTTCACAGTATCTTCTTTTTGGGAAAGATCAAGACTCCACCATTTACTCCCCAAGATATTGTGAATGATGATGAGATGTATGATGCGCTGAAGTACTGCTACCCTCGGCCTTTTGACCTTTATTCTTCTCAACTGCCCAAGCGGAGTCCATTTTCATGTGTGCAAGACATG ATTGTCCACCTGGAAGGACAAGAGAATGAGGACAAGATAATACAGACACTGCAACAGCTCATCCATCGACTGAAGGAGGGTAATACAGATGAACTGGTCCCATCCACCATCTGCGTCTCTCAGAAGTCAGTCAATGCAGTCAGACACTATGGAGTCTCCATGTCCACTTCTGGCGCAAATCCCGGGCAAATTATGACTGCTGCCTCCTGTTTTAGCATCTGGGATGATTATGTAGCTGGTGCAGTGATGACCTACTACCCAAAGAAGGTCAAGAAGTCATATTTTGATGGAACCATCAAACTTCCAGAGTATGTCAGGTGCCAGGCGTTTAATTTCAGTAAAGGAGGACCAAAGGATCCTTGCAGATCATGTGCGAACTTGTTTGGTTTGCACACGACTTATAAGAAGGAGTGGGCGTATGGTAACTGTGCTGAAGCTGAGAGTGTGAGCAACTTGCTCAAAAATGAGGAAGATGTTAAAGTGAAAGCACAACCAACATCTGAGACATGCACAGAGAAGAACAGGCTGATAGCTAAAGAAGATGTTTTGAAACATCTTAAAAGTGTGCTGCGCATGATGAAATTTAAATGGGATAATAATTTCTACACCCcacaaacagaatatgtttaa
- the LOC137198291 gene encoding uncharacterized protein isoform X2, with protein MNAEQMEMREELLQDEDFFIRNAFMIIEEMVELNNHTDSEYTTLLVDEILHSIFFLGKIKTPPFTPQDIVNDDEMYDALKYCYPRPFDLYSSQLPKRSPFSCVQDMIVHLEGQENEDKIIQTLQQLIHRLKEGNTDELVPSTICVSQKSVNAVRHYGVSMSTSGANPGQIMTAASCFSIWDDYVAGAVMTYYPKKVKKSYFDGTIKLPEYVRCQAFNFSKGGPKDPCRSCANLFGLHTTYKKEWAYGNCAEAESVSNLLKNEEDVKVKAQPTSETCTEKNRLIAKEDVLKHLKSVLRMMKFKWDNNFYTPQTEYV; from the exons AATGCTGAGCAGATGGAAATGAG AGAAGAATTACTGCAAGATGAAGACTTTTTCATAAGGAATGCTTTCATGATTATCGAGGAAATGGTGGAACTGAATAACCATACTGATTCAGAATATACTACACTGTTAGTGGATGAG ATTCTTCACAGTATCTTCTTTTTGGGAAAGATCAAGACTCCACCATTTACTCCCCAAGATATTGTGAATGATGATGAGATGTATGATGCGCTGAAGTACTGCTACCCTCGGCCTTTTGACCTTTATTCTTCTCAACTGCCCAAGCGGAGTCCATTTTCATGTGTGCAAGACATG ATTGTCCACCTGGAAGGACAAGAGAATGAGGACAAGATAATACAGACACTGCAACAGCTCATCCATCGACTGAAGGAGGGTAATACAGATGAACTGGTCCCATCCACCATCTGCGTCTCTCAGAAGTCAGTCAATGCAGTCAGACACTATGGAGTCTCCATGTCCACTTCTGGCGCAAATCCCGGGCAAATTATGACTGCTGCCTCCTGTTTTAGCATCTGGGATGATTATGTAGCTGGTGCAGTGATGACCTACTACCCAAAGAAGGTCAAGAAGTCATATTTTGATGGAACCATCAAACTTCCAGAGTATGTCAGGTGCCAGGCGTTTAATTTCAGTAAAGGAGGACCAAAGGATCCTTGCAGATCATGTGCGAACTTGTTTGGTTTGCACACGACTTATAAGAAGGAGTGGGCGTATGGTAACTGTGCTGAAGCTGAGAGTGTGAGCAACTTGCTCAAAAATGAGGAAGATGTTAAAGTGAAAGCACAACCAACATCTGAGACATGCACAGAGAAGAACAGGCTGATAGCTAAAGAAGATGTTTTGAAACATCTTAAAAGTGTGCTGCGCATGATGAAATTTAAATGGGATAATAATTTCTACACCCcacaaacagaatatgtttaa
- the LOC137197921 gene encoding uncharacterized protein isoform X1: protein MMKRGQRVRMAAEVMSEASLLDFLDLRQYDKKKGADYLAWVSQSVSTSENKSFLLKNPAGATLRIAGLGDTIYKDADDEVNAWGKFYLPKIAHMQVIGVVEGTSCPCDQLILMTCEDKKLYAYDGEELHLVASSWKQLCDKGIEYPACKSYFNGEAFQYMTEDDWAGVRKGDVGRRLDHEHQKLVQGNTSAFLKCLKSSGHT, encoded by the exons ATGATGAAGAG GGGACAGAGAGTCAGGATGGCGGCTGAAGTAATGAG TGAGGCAAGTCTGCTTGATTTTCTTGATTTGCGGCAGtacgacaaaaaaaaag GTGCAGATTACCTGGCATGGGTGTCACAATCTGTGTCGACATCTGAAAACAAGAGTTTCCTCTTAAAGAATCCAGCTGGTGCCACGTTGAGGATAGCAGGGCTTGGAGACACCATTTACAAAGACGCAGATGACGAGGTGAATGCATGGGGGAAATTCTACCTTCCCAAGATAGCACACATGCAGGTCATAGGTGTGGTGGAGGGCACCTCATGCCCGTGTGACCAGCTTATTCTGATGACCTGTGAGGACAAAAAGCTGTACGCCTACGATGGAGAGGAGCTGCATTTGGTGGCTTCAAGTTGGAAGCAGCTATGTGACAAGGGAATTGAGTATCCAGCATGCAAGAGCTATTTCAATGGGGAGGCCTTCCAATATATG ACTGAGGATGACTGGGCAGGTGTGAGGAAGGGTGATGTGGGGAGGAGACTTGACCACGAGCATCAAAAACTGGTGCAAGGAAATACATCTGCATTCTTGAAGTGTCTGAAATCTTCAGGGCACACATAG
- the LOC137197921 gene encoding uncharacterized protein isoform X2, giving the protein MAAEVMSEASLLDFLDLRQYDKKKGADYLAWVSQSVSTSENKSFLLKNPAGATLRIAGLGDTIYKDADDEVNAWGKFYLPKIAHMQVIGVVEGTSCPCDQLILMTCEDKKLYAYDGEELHLVASSWKQLCDKGIEYPACKSYFNGEAFQYMTEDDWAGVRKGDVGRRLDHEHQKLVQGNTSAFLKCLKSSGHT; this is encoded by the exons ATGGCGGCTGAAGTAATGAG TGAGGCAAGTCTGCTTGATTTTCTTGATTTGCGGCAGtacgacaaaaaaaaag GTGCAGATTACCTGGCATGGGTGTCACAATCTGTGTCGACATCTGAAAACAAGAGTTTCCTCTTAAAGAATCCAGCTGGTGCCACGTTGAGGATAGCAGGGCTTGGAGACACCATTTACAAAGACGCAGATGACGAGGTGAATGCATGGGGGAAATTCTACCTTCCCAAGATAGCACACATGCAGGTCATAGGTGTGGTGGAGGGCACCTCATGCCCGTGTGACCAGCTTATTCTGATGACCTGTGAGGACAAAAAGCTGTACGCCTACGATGGAGAGGAGCTGCATTTGGTGGCTTCAAGTTGGAAGCAGCTATGTGACAAGGGAATTGAGTATCCAGCATGCAAGAGCTATTTCAATGGGGAGGCCTTCCAATATATG ACTGAGGATGACTGGGCAGGTGTGAGGAAGGGTGATGTGGGGAGGAGACTTGACCACGAGCATCAAAAACTGGTGCAAGGAAATACATCTGCATTCTTGAAGTGTCTGAAATCTTCAGGGCACACATAG
- the LOC137197922 gene encoding uncharacterized protein produces the protein MDEKKQRLDEFLRSQEGFRTNAFNIIMKMLVWWKKTAGSRQFVDELLHSIFFLGKINIPPYPPEMIFPDEMLNALKKEYPQPFLLYSTHLPRRSPFSCVLDMIVLQKGQENENQIIQSLKALIKTLKPKFLVPSTICISQKSVNAVRYYGVSMSTSGANPGKIMIAASCCNFWDDYVAGAVMTYYPKKVKNSYFDGTIKLPEYVRCEAFSLCKEERMPPCRSCGNLFGLRTTDTKEWAYGNCAEAESVSKLLKNEKNVKVQARPTSVTCTEENRQRAKNSVLKELKCVLCMVKFEKWDNHFYIPQTN, from the exons ATG gatgaaaagaaaCAGAG ATTAGATGAATTTCTGAGAAGTCAAGAAGGATTCAGAACCAATGCCTTCAATATTATCATGAAGATGTTGGTTTGGTGGAAGAAGACAGCAGGAAGTAGACAGTTTGTGGATGAG CTGCTTCACAGCATCTTCTTTCTGGGAAAAATCAACATTCCTCCGTATCCCCCAGAAATGATTTTTCCTGATGAGATGTTGAATGCCTTGAAGAAGGAATACCCTCAACCTTTTCTTCTCTATTCCACTCACCTCCCCAGGAGGAGTCCATTCTCCTGTGTGCTGGACATG ATTGTCCTGCAGAAAGGTCAAGAGAATGAAAACCAAATTATACAGAGTCTGAAAGCTCTCATCAAAACACTGAAACCAAAGTTTCTGGTCCCCTCCACTATCTGCATCTCTCAGAAGTCAGTCAATGCAGTCAGATACTATGGAGTCTCCATGTCCACTTCTGGCGCGAATCCCGGGAAAATCATGATTGCTGCCTCCTGTTGCAACTTCTGGGATGATTATGTAGCTGGTGCAGTGATGACCTACTATCCAAAGAAGGTCAAGAACTCATATTTTGATGGAACCATCAAACTTCCAGAGTATGTCAGGTGCGAGGCGTTTAGCCTCTGTAAAGAAGAGAGAATGCCTCCTTGTAGATCATGTGGGAATTTGTTTGGTTTGCGCACGACTGACACAAAGGAGTGGGCCTATGGCAACTGTGCTGAAGCTGAGAGTGTGAGCAAGTTGctcaaaaatgagaaaaatgttaaaGTGCAAGCACGACCCACATCTGTGACTTGCACAGAGGAGAACAGACAGAGGGCcaaaaacagtgttttgaaAGAGCTGAAGTGTGTGCTATGCATGGTGAAATTTGAGAAATGGGATAATCATTTCTACATCCcacaaactaactaa